The proteins below come from a single Roseiflexus sp. RS-1 genomic window:
- the bchL gene encoding ferredoxin:protochlorophyllide reductase (ATP-dependent) iron-sulfur ATP-binding protein: MSLTLAIYGKGGIGKSTTSSNLSAALALKGAKVLQIGCDPKHDSTFALTGTLQPTVIDVLTEVDFHHEEVSVEDVVHTGFAGVDTLESGGPPAGSGCGGYVVGETVKLLHEFGLYDKYDVIVFDVLGDVVCGGFSAPLNYADYGIIIACNDFDSIFAANRLCLAIKQKSARYRVELAGIIANRVDYELGGGTTLLEQFAETVGTRIIGRVPYHDLIRRSRLMGKTLFEMEGPGKEECTAPFLEMAEELLNRPRSTVPKPLGDREIFNVIGGWR; encoded by the coding sequence ATGAGTCTCACACTTGCCATTTACGGAAAAGGTGGCATCGGCAAGAGCACAACCAGTTCGAACCTGTCGGCGGCGCTGGCGCTCAAAGGCGCGAAGGTGCTTCAGATCGGCTGCGATCCCAAGCACGACAGCACCTTCGCCCTGACCGGAACGCTGCAACCGACGGTCATCGATGTGTTGACCGAAGTTGATTTCCACCACGAAGAGGTATCGGTCGAGGATGTGGTGCATACCGGTTTTGCCGGGGTGGACACGCTGGAGTCGGGCGGTCCGCCGGCTGGCAGCGGCTGCGGCGGTTATGTCGTCGGCGAGACGGTCAAACTGCTGCACGAATTCGGGCTGTACGACAAATACGATGTGATTGTGTTCGATGTGCTTGGCGACGTGGTGTGCGGCGGGTTCTCGGCGCCGCTGAACTATGCGGACTACGGCATCATTATCGCCTGCAACGACTTCGACAGCATTTTCGCCGCCAACCGCCTGTGCCTGGCGATCAAGCAGAAAAGCGCGCGTTACCGCGTCGAACTTGCCGGCATCATTGCCAATCGCGTGGATTACGAACTTGGCGGCGGCACGACGTTGCTGGAACAGTTTGCCGAAACCGTCGGCACACGCATCATTGGACGGGTGCCGTACCACGATCTCATCCGGCGCTCGCGGTTGATGGGCAAGACCCTGTTCGAGATGGAGGGTCCAGGGAAGGAGGAATGCACCGCACCCTTCCTGGAGATGGCGGAGGAATTGCTGAATCGTCCGCGCTCGACCGTTCCGAAGCCCCTGGGTGATCGTGAGATCTTCAATGTGATCGGCGGATGGCGATGA
- a CDS encoding BCD family MFS transporter — MNLLRAIGRFLLGALKVLRLALPKLGVGWMFALLTSNFNRVSIVELGVMAIIVTTMIGLHHFLSPFQVVWGRIADSHPVFGLRRTPYLLIGATVASLVFLALPSVAVAMGEGSVLAIVAGYALLILFGVSIAAMGDCHHALIAEVTNPRTRGGVIAVVWTFTIMSTIIAATVIKAQMPSYTPEAMQALYNLTPLVVIGSALLGVLGIEKRLSREELAVALERARAAAPPGNPLRAAVGLFRQNPQVRAFFGFVFLSIVGIFLQDSILEVFGAEVFHMTIRETTTFTQTWGGGVLGGMLIMGLLSSIFPIGKKVIALIGGVGTAFGLGLLAACALTEQRSLLNPAIMLMGFSTGLYNVGALSLMMDMTVEGATGLYMGMWGMAQAFGTATANILAGALHTVLIEAQVLGQTLGYGVIFGLEAVLMVIGIALLSGVSVEAFRGLTRTDLTRAMEAGAVA, encoded by the coding sequence ATGAATCTGCTTCGCGCAATCGGTCGGTTCCTGCTGGGCGCGCTCAAGGTGTTGCGTCTGGCGCTGCCCAAACTGGGTGTCGGATGGATGTTCGCCCTGCTGACCAGTAACTTCAACCGGGTGTCGATTGTGGAGTTGGGCGTGATGGCGATCATCGTCACAACGATGATCGGTCTGCACCACTTCCTGTCGCCGTTCCAGGTGGTGTGGGGACGGATCGCCGATAGTCATCCGGTCTTCGGGTTGCGTCGCACGCCGTACCTGCTGATCGGCGCAACGGTCGCCAGTCTGGTCTTCCTGGCGCTGCCGTCGGTGGCGGTTGCAATGGGTGAGGGTTCGGTGCTGGCAATTGTGGCGGGGTATGCGTTGCTGATCCTGTTCGGCGTCAGCATTGCGGCAATGGGTGACTGCCACCACGCGCTGATCGCCGAGGTGACCAATCCCAGGACGCGCGGCGGTGTGATTGCGGTGGTGTGGACGTTCACGATTATGAGCACGATCATCGCCGCAACGGTGATCAAGGCGCAGATGCCGTCTTATACCCCTGAAGCGATGCAGGCGCTCTACAATCTGACCCCGCTGGTGGTCATTGGTTCGGCGCTGCTCGGTGTTCTCGGCATTGAGAAGCGTCTGAGCCGCGAGGAACTGGCAGTCGCCCTTGAGCGCGCGCGCGCAGCGGCGCCTCCCGGAAATCCGTTGCGTGCGGCTGTCGGTCTGTTTCGCCAGAACCCGCAGGTGCGCGCCTTCTTCGGCTTTGTGTTCCTCTCGATCGTCGGCATCTTCCTGCAGGACTCGATCCTGGAAGTCTTCGGCGCTGAGGTCTTCCATATGACGATCAGGGAGACGACGACATTCACCCAGACGTGGGGCGGCGGCGTGCTCGGCGGTATGCTGATCATGGGTCTCTTGAGTTCCATTTTCCCGATTGGCAAGAAGGTGATTGCGCTGATCGGCGGCGTTGGCACCGCGTTCGGTTTGGGGTTGCTGGCAGCCTGTGCTCTGACTGAGCAGCGTTCGTTGCTCAACCCGGCGATTATGCTCATGGGCTTCAGCACTGGTCTCTACAACGTTGGTGCGCTGTCGTTGATGATGGATATGACCGTCGAGGGCGCCACAGGTCTCTATATGGGCATGTGGGGCATGGCGCAGGCGTTTGGGACGGCGACGGCGAATATTCTGGCGGGTGCGCTGCATACGGTGCTGATCGAGGCGCAGGTGCTGGGTCAGACGCTGGGGTACGGGGTGATCTTTGGTCTGGAAGCGGTGCTGATGGTCATCGGCATTGCGCTGCTGTCCGGCGTCAGCGTCGAGGCGTTCCGTGGATTGACCCGCACCGATCTGACCCGCGCAATGGAAGCTGGCGCAGTGGCGTGA
- a CDS encoding class I SAM-dependent methyltransferase — MTDVLPIRFDAIAGNYDSVRGHPPEVAEQIGRAIAAVAGTHARVLELGVGTGRIALPVATAGCRVVGIDISEEMLRMARAKDHGQALWLLQGTIEHLPFADGVFDATLAVHVLHLARDWRTALAEALRVLRPGGVFIQGRDWRDPQSCVGRLRSKLRETLIELLPGSRPPGAGAAVGQALTKLGATVEPEMVAATWVAPISPAQVLDEMESRSDAETWVLDDATLHAAIQRLRAWAESVYDDVQQPEMVERRFVIQVARRGVKVEG, encoded by the coding sequence ATGACCGATGTGCTGCCCATTCGATTCGATGCAATTGCCGGTAATTATGACAGTGTGCGCGGTCATCCGCCTGAGGTTGCGGAGCAGATTGGCAGAGCGATTGCGGCAGTGGCAGGAACCCATGCGCGTGTGCTTGAACTTGGCGTTGGCACCGGTCGCATCGCTCTGCCCGTCGCCACAGCCGGTTGCCGGGTCGTCGGCATCGACATCTCGGAAGAGATGCTGCGGATGGCGCGTGCGAAGGATCACGGTCAGGCGCTGTGGTTGCTCCAGGGCACGATTGAGCATCTCCCGTTTGCCGATGGGGTGTTCGATGCAACCCTGGCGGTGCATGTGCTCCACCTGGCGCGCGACTGGCGCACCGCACTTGCCGAGGCGCTGCGCGTTCTCCGCCCCGGCGGGGTCTTCATCCAGGGGCGCGACTGGCGCGATCCGCAGAGTTGTGTGGGTCGTCTGCGCAGCAAACTGCGAGAAACGCTGATCGAACTGTTGCCCGGTTCGCGTCCGCCAGGCGCGGGCGCCGCTGTCGGGCAGGCGCTGACAAAACTGGGGGCGACGGTCGAACCGGAGATGGTGGCGGCGACCTGGGTTGCGCCGATCAGTCCGGCGCAGGTGCTGGACGAGATGGAATCGCGCTCCGACGCCGAAACCTGGGTGCTCGACGATGCAACCCTGCACGCTGCGATCCAGCGGTTGCGCGCCTGGGCGGAGAGTGTCTACGACGATGTTCAGCAACCGGAGATGGTTGAGCGGCGCTTCGTCATCCAGGTGGCGCGGCGGGGGGTGAAGGTTGAAGGTTGA
- a CDS encoding ferredoxin:protochlorophyllide reductase (ATP-dependent) subunit B, with the protein MRLALWMYQGTAHHGVGRIANSMRGVHAVFHAPQGDDYVNPIFTMLERTPDFPRMTTSIVSGRDLAQGTVRLPETLRAVDAQVHPDLIIVCASCSTILLQEDLERMARSAGTSAEVLVYDANPYRMQEVRSADGLLTTLVQRFARPQAPLPTPSVNILGPASLGFHNRSDLICLRRMLATLGVQINVVAPLGASIHDLERLPAAWATIAPYRELGQNAARWLEDQFGIPALTDAPIGVQPTLRWLRRLVETLNEAGARLQRLSTPLRLPPLTAFSLDGMSAPSSVPWFARTADMESYSMKRAFVFGDATHTVGMVKFLRDELGMQIAGAGTYLEEEAEWVYQELKEYLPPDDSGSPKSSFLATDVFQHVARRIADLSPELVCGTQMERHACRKLDIPCLVIAPPTHIENHLLSYRPVLGFDGADVLADAVYTTATLGMEKHLIDMFGDAGLDYDEPQTGEPRTENQELRVENRASANGHPEAGVSVGAAEPSAAPSRSVVTEESNRATTPSSSTVHPVWTPDAQAMLKKIPFFVRGRVQKNVERYAMQHGYATITAEVLVEAREALGG; encoded by the coding sequence ATGCGACTGGCTCTCTGGATGTATCAGGGCACTGCCCATCACGGCGTCGGGCGGATCGCCAACAGCATGCGCGGGGTGCACGCTGTCTTCCACGCTCCCCAGGGAGATGACTACGTCAATCCGATCTTCACCATGCTGGAACGTACCCCTGATTTCCCCCGGATGACGACCAGCATTGTCAGCGGGCGCGACCTGGCGCAGGGTACGGTGCGTCTCCCTGAAACACTGCGCGCTGTCGATGCGCAGGTTCATCCCGATCTGATCATCGTGTGCGCCAGTTGTTCGACCATTCTGCTCCAGGAAGACCTGGAACGGATGGCGCGCAGCGCCGGAACGAGCGCAGAGGTGCTGGTGTATGACGCCAATCCGTACCGGATGCAGGAGGTTCGTTCCGCCGATGGGCTGCTGACGACGCTGGTGCAGCGTTTTGCGCGCCCGCAGGCGCCGCTGCCGACGCCGTCTGTCAACATTCTCGGTCCGGCGTCGCTCGGCTTCCACAACCGCAGCGACCTGATCTGCCTGCGGCGCATGCTTGCGACACTCGGCGTGCAGATCAACGTGGTGGCGCCGCTCGGCGCATCGATCCACGATCTGGAGCGTCTGCCGGCGGCATGGGCAACAATTGCGCCGTACCGTGAATTGGGTCAGAACGCCGCCCGCTGGCTCGAAGATCAGTTCGGCATCCCGGCGTTGACCGACGCTCCTATCGGGGTGCAACCGACATTACGCTGGCTCCGACGACTGGTTGAGACGCTGAATGAAGCCGGTGCGCGCCTGCAACGCCTGTCAACACCGCTGCGCCTGCCGCCGCTGACTGCTTTCTCACTCGACGGGATGAGCGCGCCGAGTTCGGTTCCCTGGTTCGCGCGCACTGCCGACATGGAAAGCTACAGCATGAAGCGCGCCTTTGTCTTCGGCGATGCCACCCATACCGTCGGCATGGTGAAGTTTCTGCGCGACGAGTTGGGCATGCAGATCGCCGGAGCGGGAACCTACCTGGAGGAAGAGGCAGAGTGGGTGTACCAGGAACTCAAAGAGTATCTGCCCCCCGATGATTCGGGATCGCCCAAATCTTCCTTTCTGGCGACCGATGTGTTTCAGCATGTCGCGCGACGGATCGCCGACCTGTCGCCCGAACTGGTCTGTGGCACGCAGATGGAACGCCACGCCTGCCGCAAACTCGACATCCCCTGCCTGGTGATCGCGCCGCCGACGCATATCGAAAACCATCTGTTGAGCTACCGACCGGTGCTCGGCTTCGATGGCGCCGACGTCCTGGCGGACGCAGTCTACACCACAGCGACGCTGGGCATGGAAAAGCATCTGATTGATATGTTCGGCGACGCAGGGCTGGACTATGACGAACCGCAAACCGGGGAACCGCGAACCGAAAACCAGGAGTTGAGAGTCGAAAACCGGGCATCGGCGAACGGACATCCGGAAGCAGGCGTTAGCGTCGGCGCCGCTGAACCTTCGGCTGCTCCATCCAGGAGCGTCGTGACGGAAGAATCCAATCGCGCAACCACACCATCATCTTCTACCGTTCACCCCGTCTGGACTCCAGACGCACAGGCGATGCTGAAGAAGATACCCTTCTTCGTGCGGGGACGGGTGCAAAAGAACGTCGAACGGTACGCGATGCAGCACGGGTATGCAACGATCACCGCTGAGGTTCTGGTTGAAGCGCGAGAGGCATTGGGCGGTTGA
- the bchM gene encoding magnesium protoporphyrin IX methyltransferase, whose translation MTDVSQHKQQLRDYFDGDGFQRWSAIYGEAEVSRVRRTIRVGHNRMLARAEAWLLEWVSATGRDPHTLNALDAGCGTGMFSTTLAQHGFSVTAVDIAPQMTAATAERVRAAGVAQRVTCLTGDIDAVAGTFDVVACFDVLIHYPQPAFDQLIAHLADCTRGLLLFTYAPYEPLLAAMHWIGGFFPRANRRTEIQMIREDDVRRAVGAHGLHVGRIEPIRSGFYHVNLVEAVHVER comes from the coding sequence ATGACCGACGTATCTCAACATAAGCAGCAGTTGCGCGATTATTTTGATGGCGACGGATTCCAGCGCTGGAGTGCGATCTATGGTGAAGCGGAGGTTTCGCGCGTCCGGCGCACGATCCGTGTCGGGCACAACCGGATGCTGGCGCGCGCCGAAGCGTGGTTGCTCGAATGGGTCAGCGCCACCGGGCGCGACCCGCATACCCTGAACGCGCTCGACGCCGGGTGCGGCACGGGGATGTTCAGCACCACGCTGGCGCAGCACGGCTTCAGTGTGACAGCGGTGGACATTGCGCCACAGATGACCGCCGCAACTGCCGAACGGGTTCGAGCGGCAGGAGTTGCACAGCGTGTAACCTGTCTGACCGGCGACATTGATGCGGTTGCCGGAACCTTCGATGTGGTGGCGTGCTTCGATGTGCTGATTCACTATCCTCAACCGGCATTCGATCAGTTGATCGCTCATCTGGCAGATTGTACGCGCGGTTTGCTCCTGTTCACCTATGCGCCATACGAACCGTTGCTCGCCGCAATGCACTGGATCGGCGGGTTCTTCCCACGTGCCAATCGCCGGACCGAAATCCAGATGATCCGTGAAGACGATGTTCGCCGTGCAGTCGGTGCGCATGGCTTGCATGTCGGTCGGATCGAGCCGATCCGCAGTGGGTTCTACCATGTCAATCTGGTCGAGGCGGTGCACGTTGAACGTTGA
- the bchN gene encoding ferredoxin:protochlorophyllide reductase (ATP-dependent) subunit N, translating into MPATVIREDGAYHSFCGLTCVGWLYQKIKDSFFLVLGTHTCAHLLQNVLGVMIFARPRFGVALIEEADLSKQQPELDRIIDEIVADHHPSVIFLLSSCTPEVMKVEFDGLARAVSRPNLPVLFVPASGLDYTFSQAEDSVLQALLPFCPVAPPDDRRVVFLGSVNDAIADDFRTEAARLGIPVAGFLPESHFHDLPPIGPGTVVAPLQPYLAKVAGRLARERGATVVSSLFPFGPDGTRAFWEDVAAAMGIAVDLRERERQAWERLEPHLDVLRGKKVFFTADNLMELPLARFLRHAGCTILECSSPYINRKFHARELEALDGVRVVEQPNFDRQLRDIQELRPDLVISNLATTNPLVGHGVVAKWSTEFSFMPIHGWSGAATLAGMFTRPLKRHAQLDPLMDDPLWVAGLMPAR; encoded by the coding sequence ATGCCTGCAACAGTGATTCGGGAAGACGGCGCGTACCATAGTTTCTGTGGTCTGACATGTGTGGGATGGTTGTACCAGAAGATCAAGGACAGTTTCTTCCTCGTGCTTGGCACGCATACCTGCGCCCATCTGCTCCAGAATGTGCTCGGCGTCATGATCTTCGCCCGTCCGCGCTTTGGCGTTGCGCTGATAGAAGAAGCCGATCTTTCAAAGCAACAGCCGGAACTGGATCGGATCATTGATGAGATTGTCGCCGATCATCATCCTTCGGTGATTTTCCTGCTGTCGTCGTGCACGCCGGAAGTGATGAAGGTCGAGTTCGACGGTCTGGCGCGCGCGGTCAGTCGCCCCAACCTGCCGGTGCTCTTCGTGCCAGCCAGCGGTCTCGACTATACCTTCAGCCAGGCGGAAGATTCGGTGTTGCAGGCGCTGTTGCCTTTCTGCCCCGTCGCTCCCCCCGACGACCGGCGGGTGGTGTTTCTTGGCTCGGTGAACGATGCGATTGCCGATGATTTTCGCACTGAGGCAGCGCGCCTTGGTATTCCGGTGGCTGGTTTTCTGCCGGAGAGCCATTTCCACGATCTGCCGCCGATCGGTCCGGGAACGGTGGTTGCGCCGCTGCAACCATACCTGGCGAAGGTTGCCGGTCGACTGGCGCGCGAACGTGGCGCCACTGTGGTCAGTTCGCTGTTCCCGTTCGGTCCTGATGGAACGCGGGCGTTCTGGGAGGACGTAGCGGCTGCGATGGGGATTGCCGTCGATCTGCGCGAACGCGAGCGGCAGGCGTGGGAGCGTCTTGAACCACACCTCGATGTGTTGCGCGGCAAGAAAGTGTTCTTCACCGCAGATAACCTTATGGAATTGCCGCTGGCGCGTTTTCTCAGGCACGCGGGATGCACCATTCTCGAATGCAGCAGTCCGTATATCAATCGCAAGTTCCACGCCCGCGAACTGGAAGCGCTCGATGGCGTACGCGTCGTCGAGCAGCCCAACTTCGACCGGCAGTTGCGCGACATCCAGGAGTTGCGCCCCGACCTGGTGATCAGCAACCTGGCAACCACCAACCCGCTCGTCGGGCATGGCGTGGTGGCAAAGTGGAGCACGGAGTTCAGTTTTATGCCGATCCACGGCTGGAGTGGCGCAGCAACGCTCGCCGGGATGTTTACCCGCCCGCTCAAGCGCCACGCCCAACTCGATCCGCTTATGGACGATCCGCTCTGGGTGGCGGGGTTGATGCCGGCGCGGTAG